The sequence CAATATGCGGTTGATTGGCCACAGCGATCAGGGCGGACGGCCTGACGGCGTCCAGCTGATGGTTCACCGTGGTTATGCCTATATTGGTCACATGGTGTCACAAGGATTTTCGGTGGTTGACGTGCGCGATGCGAAAAATCCCCGCACGGTGGCCTATGTTCCTGCACCACCAGGAACCTGGAATGTGCATCTTCAGGCTCATGATGACCTGCTGTTGGTAATTAATGCGCGTGACCTGTTTGCTGACGCGCGGTTTGCCAACGAAAAAGTGTATTACACCCGCCCGGTCGGTGAAACGGTCAGCGATGTGCAGGATAAGGGCTGGAGTGCAGGGCTGCGTATTTTCGATATCTCCACACCCGACAAGCCGCGTGAAATCAGTTTTCTGTCCCTGAGTGGTATTGGTATTCATCGTATCTGGTATGTCGGCGGCCGCTGGGCGTATGTTTCGGCGCTGATTGACGGTTTCAGTGACTATATATTCCTGACAATTGATCTGGCCGATCCGCGCAAGCCTGAGGTCGCTGGACAATGGTGGTTGCCGGGTATGAATACTGCTGCTGGTGAGAAGGCCGGCTGGGAAGAGGGCAAGCGCTATGCCCTGCACCATGCCATTATTAGCGGTGATGTGGCATACGGCAGCTGGCGTGATGGCGGTCTGACTCTGCTGGACGTCAGCGATCGAACCGAACCTAAGCTGATCAGTCATCGTAACTGGAGCCCGCCGTTTGGGGGAGGTACGCATACTGCACTACCATTGCCTGACAGGGATTTACTGGTGGTACTGGATGAGGCGGTGCTGGACAATCAGGAGGATGGCGAAAAACATATCTGGCTGTTTGATATTCGTGAGCCTTCAAACCCGATCAGTATCTCCACCTTCCCACAGCCTGCCGAGCGGGATTATGTAGCAAAAGGAGCACACTTTGGGCCTCATAATCTGCATGAGAATCGCCCCGGGAGCTTCGTCAGTTCGACGTTGATTTTTGCTACCTGGCAAAACGCTGGTGTCCGGGCCTTTGATATCAGTAATCCTTATCAGCCGGTGGAAACCGGTGCGCTTGTGCCTGCAGCACCGGCGCGCATGATGGATACCCGTCCCGGCCGTCCGCAGGTTATCCAATCCTGCGACGTGTTTGTGGATGCGCATGGAATTATTTACAGCACAGATTATAACGGCGGTCTTTCAGTCATTGAGTATCTCGGCTGATCTTGCCCGTTTTTACGTAAAGGCGCCGAAAACGGCGCTTTTTTTTGCCTCAAATAACGTTTATTGCATAGCGATCAGTTTTTCTGCACACGGGTTTTATCGGGTGTTAACTCTTCACCTTGCTGATTACAGACGCGCAGAGGTGCCAGCGGAGTACCGCTGCTGATTTCCACTAATTCTGAGCGCGCTTCCCCTGCGGTAAACAGGTGCTGTTCACCAAACTGACGCAGGGCAACGATCAGCGGGAAAAGGGAGTCTGCACGTCGGGTCAGCACATACTCCTGCCAGGCGGAGCCATCAGATGCGGGCTGAACCTGGAGTAAACGTGCCTCCACCAGTCTTTTCAGCCGGTCGGCCAGAATATTGCGCGCCATGCCCAGCCCGCGCTGAAACTCACTAAAACGGCGGCTGCCGTCGAAGGCATCGCGCAGGATCAATAACATCCAGCGATCGCCAATCAAATCAACACTGCGGGCAACCGGGCAGGGAGCCTGACTCAAAGAGTGACGTTCAGCCATGATGATATCCTCCGCGATTAATTTGGTTGCATTTTAAAACCACTTTATGCAAGCTGCAAATGGTTTTAATTTGAAACCAAATTTGGAGCTCAGATGGCTATCCTCGCAGATAAAAGTACAGGAAGAGCAGATTTATCATCATTTCAGGTGGTGCTGTTTGCCAGTAGCAGT is a genomic window of Erwinia sorbitola containing:
- a CDS encoding LVIVD repeat-containing protein, coding for MSNMLPVAEYSRNMRLIGHSDQGGRPDGVQLMVHRGYAYIGHMVSQGFSVVDVRDAKNPRTVAYVPAPPGTWNVHLQAHDDLLLVINARDLFADARFANEKVYYTRPVGETVSDVQDKGWSAGLRIFDISTPDKPREISFLSLSGIGIHRIWYVGGRWAYVSALIDGFSDYIFLTIDLADPRKPEVAGQWWLPGMNTAAGEKAGWEEGKRYALHHAIISGDVAYGSWRDGGLTLLDVSDRTEPKLISHRNWSPPFGGGTHTALPLPDRDLLVVLDEAVLDNQEDGEKHIWLFDIREPSNPISISTFPQPAERDYVAKGAHFGPHNLHENRPGSFVSSTLIFATWQNAGVRAFDISNPYQPVETGALVPAAPARMMDTRPGRPQVIQSCDVFVDAHGIIYSTDYNGGLSVIEYLG
- a CDS encoding winged helix-turn-helix transcriptional regulator, which produces MAERHSLSQAPCPVARSVDLIGDRWMLLILRDAFDGSRRFSEFQRGLGMARNILADRLKRLVEARLLQVQPASDGSAWQEYVLTRRADSLFPLIVALRQFGEQHLFTAGEARSELVEISSGTPLAPLRVCNQQGEELTPDKTRVQKN